Below is a genomic region from Corallococcus macrosporus.
GTAGCGCAGGAGCCAGTGGTAGTAGCGGTCGTCCGCCATGTCGCGGCACCAGGTGCGCCAGCCGTCCTCTTCCGTGGAGGCCTCGTTGAGGATCCACCCCATGTGCGCGTACCAGAAGCCGCGCACCGGCGAGTGCACGTCCCCTTCCGCGTCCGCCTTCGCGTGGTGCAGCCGGTGGTTCGCGGCCCACAGGAGCGGACTGCCCTGCGCCGTCAGCATGGCCACCGTCACCAGCGCGTACTCCACCCAGCGGGGACACGCGAACGCGCGGTGGCAGAGCAGGCGGTGCAGCCCCACCGTCGTGCCCAGGCCAATGGACACGTACACGGCCAGCGCCACCGGCAGCGCGTACGGCGGCCAGGGCAGGAAGAACGCCAGCGCGGCCAGCGCGTGCACCACGAGCATGTAGCCGACGATGACGGGACTGAGCTGGAAGCGGAGCGGTGCGGTGGTCATGGCCCGGTGCGGATGCGAGGAAGAAGCACGCAGTCTAGGAGCCCCGCCTGACGGGACAAGGAATGCGCTTTCCGCGCGTCACATCACGCGGACGTCACGGGCGCCGGGGGCCTGGGGCAGCGGCAGCGCCTCCGCGGGCGGAAGCTGCGTCGCGGCCTGGAAGCGGTCCACGCGGCGCAGCTCCGCGCGGGCCTCCACCTGGGTGAAGAGCTCGCGCGCGCGGGCGAGGAAGGCCTCGCGCCGGTGCGGCAGCGCCACCGCCGCGTCGAAGTAGGCCACGCCCGTCTCCCAGCGGTTGGGGCTCTTCTCCAGGACGGCGATGGCCTCCAGGAACACCGGCTCCGCGGCCTTCGGGCCCTTGCGCAGGGCCAGCGAGCGCGCCGTCACGCGCAGCGCCGGGCCCTTCAGGTACGGGTAGAGCCCGGCGATGACGCGCGCCTTGATGCAGGACAGCCGCACGACCTTGAGCAGCTCCTTGCGCGGTACCACCGTGGCGCCCTCCTCCAGCGCGAAGAGGGCGGCCTCCGCCGCGTCCACCAGCCCCACCTGGAGGAAGGGCA
It encodes:
- a CDS encoding acyl-CoA desaturase; translation: MTTAPLRFQLSPVIVGYMLVVHALAALAFFLPWPPYALPVALAVYVSIGLGTTVGLHRLLCHRAFACPRWVEYALVTVAMLTAQGSPLLWAANHRLHHAKADAEGDVHSPVRGFWYAHMGWILNEASTEEDGWRTWCRDMADDRYYHWLLRYRIAPQVLAVLFVGLTFGWRTVPAYFFLPVVCWMQSTYAVNSVCHAAFGHRVHDTRDQSRNVWWVAVLALGEGWHNNHHAFPASARHGWVWWQWDPGWLFIRALRGLGLAWDVRLPSRVQSRPAA